One part of the Leucoraja erinacea ecotype New England chromosome 17, Leri_hhj_1, whole genome shotgun sequence genome encodes these proteins:
- the LOC129705487 gene encoding interleukin-17C-like, whose protein sequence is MRKLLGRASTGRFPALDLVKQLELRQKEQRQKEPEPCPKLGFRPPGNADLGHRSISPWEYWIHYDADRYPTKLAFARCLCHGCIDVETGEETRALNSMLLEQSQLVLRRKPCPGQEGLYNFKLEYIMVPVGCTCVLPRGNL, encoded by the exons ATGCGGAAGCTCCTGGGTAGGGCCAGCACGGGTCGCTTCCCCGCCCTCGACCTCGTCAAACAGCTGGAGCTGCGGCAGAAGGAGCAGCGGCAGAAGGAGCCGGAACCCTGCCCCAAGCTCGGTTTCCGGCCCCCGGGCAACGCCGACCTCGGGCACCGCTCCATCTCACCCTGGGAGTACTG GATCCACTACGACGCGGACCGCTACCCCACGAAGCTGGCCTTCGCTCGCTGCCTGTGCCACGGCTGTATCGACGTGGAGACGGGCGAGGAGACGCGGGCGCTGAACTCGATGCTCCTGGAGCAGAGCCAGCTGGTGCTGCGGCGGAAACCTTGCCCGGGACAGGAGGGACTCTACAACTTCAAGCTGGAGTACATCATGGTGCCGGTGGGCTGCACATGTGTATTGCCCCGGGGTAACTTATAG